The following is a genomic window from Methanomicrobia archaeon.
ACACCCTGCATGGCTGAGGGCATTACCGATCACGTTTGGACATGGAAGGAATTGTTGATGCTCAAGGTAAGACACGTAATTTAGGACACTACCATATATTGAGCGCAAACTTTTAGTAGTTCCCGTCTACGTAATTCATTCGTAGTGTTACATATTTCTGTTTCTACGGACGGGTTTACAAAAAAATTGATTTCATCTTCCTCTGAGCATAAATTTAATATTTTACCAAGATACCTTCTGTCTTCTTCATATTTTGCATCTGATTCGCGCTTATCAAGATATAGAATGCGATTTATTATGCAAGTATCAAAAAATATATTTAATTTTCCCATTCGTTACCCCTCGACATTTTATCTTCACCCTTCCACCACCTCTATCACCTCCGTTAGCCCGTACAACTCCTACCACCAGTATATCTGCGCATTAACAATTTCATTCTTACCCCTTCTCTTCTTTCTTTTCAAAAACGCAAATGAACCCCAACTCACCGCATAACGCGGTCTCGCGCAACCGCCAGCCGTTTGCTGCATACGCATTCAAAGTCTCTTCGAGCTTCGCTTTATCTACCCCTGTTCCGACTCTTAACTCCCCTATCGGGAAGAACTCCACTCTGTAGTTATACTCTTTCATTTTTTTCCCTTTCACCCCCTCTTTTTTTACCTTTATGCTTTCTCTTCTTCTTTCGGTTCTTTTTTCTGCTTCTGCTGCAACCTCCGTTTGTAATAACTCAATGGATGACCAATCTTCTCACAGAGGTCATCGCTATCAACGCAGTTTCCGTACGTTCGCATGGTCCCGCAGGACGGCGCGGTGTACTTGGTACTGCCCGATTCGCCTGAGATATGCACCACCTGGTACCGTGTTCGTTCCTCGTCGAAATCCGGCGAGTTCTTGTAAATCGCGATTATCTCGTCCACCGTCAACCCGAGATTACGCAGAAACGCCGTCACCGCGAATCGTGCGGTGTGCGGCACGTTAACGCCGTCCCGTAGATTGCTCAGAATCGCCGTGATGCAGGGCGGGAAGCAGCTCGGATCCTTCACCCGGAAGCCCGCACACGACTCGAACCCGCTGTCGCCGAACTTCTTGCGCCGCTCCTCCAGCTCCGCTTCTATATCCGTAGTGTATTTCCGGATCGAGTCGCAGAGTGTTTCGGGCACCTCCAGCGGCAGATCCTTCTTTATGCGCTCGTAGATCGCTTCCTGAATAATCCTGAGAAATTCGCTCTTCCTCAGGCTTACCTGGCCCTGCTCCATTCTGCGATTCACTAACTTCCAGCGTTTATCGCGGAGATTCGCCGTGTACCGCAGGTACTCAACGAACGGCAGGTGCACCTGCAGGTGCTCCTGCGGCACGCTTGACAGATCTACGTGTAGCTCGAACTCACGTGCCATTTCGTAAATAATATCGGTTGCCGTAGTGGTGCCGGCCTCCTCTAACAGCTTGTTGTACGCCGATTTCGCCTCCGACAAAGCATATCTCCGCACGAGGTGCGCATTGCCGATACAGGAGACCAGAATACGGGCAAAGGGATACGACAGCAATTCCATCTCTGCCTGTGCCGTATGCATGATCGCGGGCTTGCTGACCGTGCCGCTTCGTATCGCCTCGCGAACTCGCTCTTTACCGCGAACTCGCGCACGTTCAAACGCAGCCGATTGTAGTAAGTCGTCCAGTGTCACGCCAGACGCTTCTACATAGCTCGATGCTGCAGCCAGAAAAGGATAAAAACTCAACCGTACTCCTTCTTCTAACTCTAATTCTAAAGCTCCTTCCTCCATCCATCATTTCATGACGGGCTCGCGCGCAAAACCCGTCTGCCCTCTATCGATTGCTTACTCAGACTCGATCCGTGGCGCTAGCAGATAACTGACCTTACCCTTGCCGTCTGCCACCTCAAAATCGACCTGTAACGGATAATCCTTGCCAAGGTTGAGCGTTATGTTGTCCGCATGGCTCATGCCCTTGGTCATTGCCGCAACGTAGTCCAGCGAATACAGCGAATGGAGCGTCCCCGGAGTCATATGAATCAACTGCTCCTTTCTCAAGCCTAATCGCAGCTTGTCCATCTCGCCCTCGACCTCCATGTAGAACTCCTCGCCGTCAACGCCGAGCACGATATGGTCCCCGATCTTCTCCGCAGCCCGTATCGTCCTTCTGAATTCCTCCAGCTCGATAGTTACCTGCACGGGGAACTCAAGCTCCGGAACCTTCGGCTCTTTCCGTAACGAAGCGGGATCGAGCAAGGAAACGGTATACGCAAGGCTGCCCATCGTCGTGAACAATTTCTGCACCTGCTCGTCCAATTTCAAAGTGACCTCTTCCCGACCTCCGATTCCGAGTATGTCATGTAGCTTAACAAAGTCAATGCCCGTCTCTATAGCCTCCGCATCCCCCTCCTTCTCAAATCGAAAATCATCAAAAGCATCGCGTTGCAAATCAAACGAGATCATTGCCACATTTGCGGGGTCTACAGCTCGAAGTGTAAAACCTTCCTTCGTTATTCGTAACTTTCCTTCATCCACTACCGCGGTAATTGACTCTATACTCTCTCTTAATACGGCTGCATCTATCTTAGCCTCAAACATCTCTCTTTGTTCCTCCTATGGCTTGGTATACTATTGCCTTGCTTCTATTTAAACTATCCGGTCGGTGCACTCTACCTCCAGCACATAGCGGGATCGCACAGTTCCTCCAGATCCTGCGTCCGACGTTAGTTAAAGCGGCGCAGAAGAAAACGTTCTCCGTGCCCACCGCACGCCGTAGATGAACGGAGTATCCAGCGCTGCGATGAGTAATTTCACGATGTACTGGCCGATGATCATTGGAACGACGGGCAGCACGCCGTAGAACGCTATGGTGATGAAGATCACGGTATCCAGGGCTTGCGAGGTCATCGTTGAGACATTGTTCCTCAGCCAGAGATGTCTGCCATCAGTCATCTCCTTGAGTTTATGAAATACGCGCACGTCCCAGTTCTGTGAGACTACGTAGGCCACCAGACTGCCCAAAACGATCCTCTCGGTCAATTGTAAAGTGGTCTGAAACGCCGCTTGGCCGGTCCAAAAAGGTGCTGGCGGCCACGCTATTGCTATTTTCACCGCCAACACGAGTAAAATCGACGCGAGGAATCCGCCCCAAACCGCTTCTAACGCCTTCTTCTTACCGTAAAACTCGCATAAAATGTCCGTTACGAGAAAGCTCGTTGCATATACAATCACTCCAGCCGGCAGGGTGAACGTCCCGAATAGTACGATCTTGTTCGCCAGAATTTGAGCCATGACGACCAGCCCCACGAAGATCCCAATAGTCAAGCCGGTGCCGTATTTCTCGCCGAGCGCCGCGATTATACTCGCGCCTGCTAACGTCAAAACGATCCATATCAAAATGAATTCGATCATCTAGTTCCTAGTCCTCCGCACGTTCAGTCTCACCCACCGAGCTGCGATCCGCTTTTTCCTCGCTACGCTTACGAGAGCACCTTATCTCAGGCATAACAAACATACTAATCTATCTTTGTATCCTAAAAAACAATTTTGACTAATAATAGGCCTAATCCCCACGAGCACCTTTGAATACCGTGAAGTGCGAGATCTGCTTTATCATGAATCACGCTCCGCAATTCCCCTCCGTTGCGAAGAACGAAACTGCACAATTTTTATTACGAGCTGCGCCTGTTCTTAATGTAATGCTATGACACTCACGGATTTCGTCCTATCGGACTACGGGAACGCATCGAGCACACCATCGCCGGTAAATCAGATGATGGCAGCATTTGCCGCGGACTTCCGGCCCGATAAGGATATCAATTTGGGCGTCGGCTATGTGAACGAGAGAACGATCCCGCACGACCGCATTGAAGAGGCTCTGCACGCGGTACTTGCAGCTCCCGAGAAATACAAAGTCCCACTCAATTACGGCGGCTCACAGGGCTCTCAGAATCTGATCGAGTCGATCGAGCGGTTCCACGTAGAACACGGTATCGGCGGGCTCACACAGGAGATAGTGGCTCGTAACGAGATTATCATTGGGCCGAACGGGGCAACGAGCATCCTCGAAGGAATTGCGCAGGTCTTACAGCCAGGAATCGTCATCACCTCCGACCCGATGTACTATATCTATTGCCATTTCCTCGAACGGCAAGGATTTGATGTGGTAACGGTACCCGAAGATGAGAACGGAATACGCATCGATATCTTGCGCGAGAAACTCGACGCATTGGGCCCCCGGAGAACTGAGCTTGCGTTCTTTTACGTCGTGACCATCAACAACCCGACGAGTACGATCCTCTCGAACGCCCGAAGAGCGGAATTAGTGCGGATTGTGACCGACGTATCTGTGGAGCAGGGCAGAAAAATCCCGCTATTCTTCGATAAGGCCTACGAGAGTCTGGTGCATGACCCGGCCGTGCCGCCACTGGAATCCGGCTTCCTGTACGATACTGCGGGCCTCGTCTATGAGATCGGAACGTTGTCGAAGATACTCGCACCAGCCTTGCGAATTGGCTACATGATGGGCAACGACGGGCCGTTCTTACAGGCGTTGATACAAAAGACGAGCGATGTCGGATTCAGCGCTCCGTTGATCACCCAGGAGATTGCGAGTTACCTCCTGGACCATCACGTCCAGGGCCAAATAGCGGCGGTGAATCAGGGCTACCGGCAAAAAGCACGGGCAGTCAAAGGCTGGATAGACGAGTGCTTAGGCGATGGTATAGTAGCATGCAGCGGCGGCAAAGCGGGTTTCTACTTCTATTTAACCTTTGATGATATTCAAACAACAGAAGATTCCGCGTTCTTTAAATACCTCTCACGAACGACAGGCGACGTGGCTATCGACGGGCCTGAAGAGGATAAGAATCCGCGCGTGATCTATGTGCCGGGTGAATTTTGTGTGCATCCACGCGGTGATCTCGTTGAAGTTGGCAAACGTCAGTTGCGACTATCGTACGGCTTTGAAGAGCTCGATCGTATTCATGAAGCGATTAGAGTGATGCGGGAAGCGGCAGCGTACGCGCGACGCAAGTCTCAGGTATTCACGCCGCTGTGAGCCAAC
Proteins encoded in this region:
- a CDS encoding pyridoxal phosphate-dependent aminotransferase: MTLTDFVLSDYGNASSTPSPVNQMMAAFAADFRPDKDINLGVGYVNERTIPHDRIEEALHAVLAAPEKYKVPLNYGGSQGSQNLIESIERFHVEHGIGGLTQEIVARNEIIIGPNGATSILEGIAQVLQPGIVITSDPMYYIYCHFLERQGFDVVTVPEDENGIRIDILREKLDALGPRRTELAFFYVVTINNPTSTILSNARRAELVRIVTDVSVEQGRKIPLFFDKAYESLVHDPAVPPLESGFLYDTAGLVYEIGTLSKILAPALRIGYMMGNDGPFLQALIQKTSDVGFSAPLITQEIASYLLDHHVQGQIAAVNQGYRQKARAVKGWIDECLGDGIVACSGGKAGFYFYLTFDDIQTTEDSAFFKYLSRTTGDVAIDGPEEDKNPRVIYVPGEFCVHPRGDLVEVGKRQLRLSYGFEELDRIHEAIRVMREAAAYARRKSQVFTPL
- a CDS encoding queuosine precursor transporter, whose protein sequence is MIEFILIWIVLTLAGASIIAALGEKYGTGLTIGIFVGLVVMAQILANKIVLFGTFTLPAGVIVYATSFLVTDILCEFYGKKKALEAVWGGFLASILLVLAVKIAIAWPPAPFWTGQAAFQTTLQLTERIVLGSLVAYVVSQNWDVRVFHKLKEMTDGRHLWLRNNVSTMTSQALDTVIFITIAFYGVLPVVPMIIGQYIVKLLIAALDTPFIYGVRWARRTFSSAPL
- a CDS encoding DUF4177 domain-containing protein, translated to MKEYNYRVEFFPIGELRVGTGVDKAKLEETLNAYAANGWRLRETALCGELGFICVFEKKEEKG
- a CDS encoding DNA primase large subunit PriL — translated: MEEGALELELEEGVRLSFYPFLAAASSYVEASGVTLDDLLQSAAFERARVRGKERVREAIRSGTVSKPAIMHTAQAEMELLSYPFARILVSCIGNAHLVRRYALSEAKSAYNKLLEEAGTTTATDIIYEMAREFELHVDLSSVPQEHLQVHLPFVEYLRYTANLRDKRWKLVNRRMEQGQVSLRKSEFLRIIQEAIYERIKKDLPLEVPETLCDSIRKYTTDIEAELEERRKKFGDSGFESCAGFRVKDPSCFPPCITAILSNLRDGVNVPHTARFAVTAFLRNLGLTVDEIIAIYKNSPDFDEERTRYQVVHISGESGSTKYTAPSCGTMRTYGNCVDSDDLCEKIGHPLSYYKRRLQQKQKKEPKEEEKA
- a CDS encoding DNA polymerase sliding clamp, with protein sequence MFEAKIDAAVLRESIESITAVVDEGKLRITKEGFTLRAVDPANVAMISFDLQRDAFDDFRFEKEGDAEAIETGIDFVKLHDILGIGGREEVTLKLDEQVQKLFTTMGSLAYTVSLLDPASLRKEPKVPELEFPVQVTIELEEFRRTIRAAEKIGDHIVLGVDGEEFYMEVEGEMDKLRLGLRKEQLIHMTPGTLHSLYSLDYVAAMTKGMSHADNITLNLGKDYPLQVDFEVADGKGKVSYLLAPRIESE